The stretch of DNA AAACGCGGATCTTCTTCATATGGGGGCAAGAGGATAGCACGGCCCGCCGGGGGATTCCAGGATTGCGCGGGTCGGTGGGAAGGAGGAGCCCATGCGGGCATGGTGGCTGGCGGCGGTTCTGGCCGCCGGGGATCCGTACGTGGAGCTCGGGCCGATGGTGGGACACACGGGATCCGACGAGGCGCTCCTCTGGGTGAAGGCTTCGGGGCCGTCCCGGCTCGCGGTGCGATACGGAAGGCGGCCGGATCTGGCCGACGGCCGCCTGACCGGCGGGATTCCGCTCGGCCCCGACACGGATTTCGCCGGGCACGTGCGCGTCACGGAGCTGGAGCCCGCGACGCGGTACTTCTACGCGGTGTTCCTGGACGGTCGCGCCGCGACGGCTCCTCCGTACCCGTCCTTCGTGACGGCGCCGCGGCCCGGGATGCGGGGGCGTTTCCGGTTCGCCTTCGGCTCCTGCGTGGGCGCGAAGGGAGCGGACGCCGCGGCCTGCTGGGGGGACATGGCGGCCAGGACCTCCTTCGATCTGCTGCTTATGCTCGGCGACAATCACTACGCGGACTCCACGGATCCGGCCCTTCAGCGCGCCTCCTACTGGGATCACCGGCGGCCGGCCGGTTTCCGGGAGATCGCCGCGCGCACGCCGACCTACGGTATTTGGGACGACCACGATTACGGCCCCAACAACAGCGACGGCACGGCGCCCGGGAAGGAGGATTCCCTGCGCACGTTCCGGGAGTTCTGGGCGAATCCCGCCTACGGCCAGGAGGACGATCCGGGGGTCTATTTCTCGTTTTCGTGGGGGGACGCGGATTTCTTCATGCTGGACAGCCGCACTCACCGGACGCCGAATCGGGCGCCCGACGACGGAACCAAGACGATGCTCGGCGCCCGCCAGAAGGAATGGCTCAAGCGCGGGCTGGCGGCCTCGCGCGCGTCGCTCAAGTTCGTGGCCTGCGGCAGCGAATGGCAGACGCATACGCAGCCGGACGGCTGGTCGAGCTTTCTCCGGGAGCGCGACGAGATCTTCGGATTCATCCGCGATCGCGGGATCCGCGGCGTGATTTTTCTGTCCGGCGACCGTCATTTCACGGCGGCGTACCAGATTCAGGGCCGGTTCCTCGAGTTCACCTCCGGACCCCTCGGGAGCTCCAATGCCCGGCCGAAGGAGGCGCCCGAAATGATCCTGTGTCACGCGGAGGGAAAGCTCTACGCCGTGGCCGAGGCCGACACGACGGGGGAACGGCCGGCGGTGACGCTGGAAGTGTACCGGGCGGGGGAGGGGTTGCGGGAGCGGCGCCCTTTCACGGCGGAGGAGATCGACGGCGAGGTTCGGATTCCTCCGATGGCGTGGCCTCCCGAGCGCCGGCGATAGCGGCGCAAGTGTTTGACCGGGACGGCCGACTGTGGTTTAATCCAGCGCGCACGTCCGACGTGGGCCTGTAGCTCAGTTGGGAGAGCGCGGCACTCGCATTGCCGAGGTCGTGGGTTCGAATCCCATCAGGTCCACCATCTTCTTCCGCGCTTGACGGTCCTTTCCGCGTGCTCTATTCTCGGAACCGGGGGGATAAGGAGCATGGCGGAGCGCGCTTCCGACGAGGCTCTGGCGCAGCATCTGCTCAAAGCCGGTTTCGTCACCGAAGCCGAGCTTCGGGAAGCGATGCGCCTTCGGGCGGAGCGCGCTTCCGAAGGACACCCCCGGACCCTCGGGGAGATCCTCGTCGAGAAGGGGCTCCTCAGCCCTTCGCAGCTCGAGAAGGCGGAAAAAAAGCTTCATGCGCAACGCGAGTCGAGCTCCCGCCTGGGGCCCTACCGCTTGCTTCGCAAGCTGGGAGAAGGCGGCATGGGCGAGGTCTATCTGGCGGAAGATTCCCGGACCGGCGGCAGGGTGGCGGTCAAGGTCCTGCCCAAGGCCGCCGCCCAGGATGAGGAGATGGTGCGGCGCTTTCGCCGGGAGGTCGATTCGGCCCGCACGCTCGATCATCCGAACATCGTCCGCGCGCACGAGAGCGGCGTGGACCGGGGCTACCACTACTATGTCATGGAGTTCGTCGAAGGGGAAACCGTCGGAACGCGTCTCAAGCGGGAGGGCGCGCTTCCGCCCCTGGAGGCCACGCGCCTCATTCTCCAGGTCGCCCGGGGGCTGCACTACGCGCACGGTCGAGGTTTCGTGCATCGCGACGTCAAGCCGGACAACATCATCGTGTCGAAGGACGGCACCGCCAAGATCCTCGACATGGGGCTCTCGAAGAACATCGCCGAGGCGCAGACCTTTCTCACGGTGACCGGCATGGCGCTCGGGACGCCGCACTACATGGCTCCCGAGCAGGCGCGCGGCGATAAGAACATCGACGGCCGCGCGGACATCTACAGTCTGGGGGCGACGTACTACCATCTCGTCACGGGCCAGACGCCGTTTCGGGGAAGCTCGGCCGTCGAGCTTCTCGGCCAGCACCTGAATCAGCAGGTTCCCGACCCTCGCGATGTCCGGGACGGCATTCCCGAAGGGGTCGTGCACGTCCTGCGCAAGATGATGGCCAAAAGCCCCGAGGACCGGTACCGCGACGGCGGGGAGCTGATCGCGGATTTGGAGCGTGTGCTGGAGGGAGCCGAGCCGGTCAGCCGCGCCGTCGAGGCGACGCGGAGCGCGGTCGGAATGCCTCTGCCGGGAGAACTCCGCCGGCGCTTCCGGGCCCGGCTCCGGCACGAGTCGGCGGCCCGGCCCGCCGCTTCCGTTCGGAAGGGCTCCCGGTTTCGGGTCCCCATCGCTTTCGGCGCGGCGGCGGTCGCGGCGGCGATCCTGGCGATCGGGGCGTTCGGCCGCCGAAGTGCGCCGGATCCCGTATCGCGCGCTCCCTCCCGTCCGGAAACGCCGGCTCTGCAGGCGCCGGCTTCTCCGGAGCAGGCTCCTGCAGCGGAGGTTTCGCGGCCCCCTTTGCCGGCCGAGGCGCGTTCCGAGGAGGCTCCGCGGAAGCCTGACGGGGTCGCCGTCCTCCCGGACCGGCCAAGGGTCCCGAAGAACGAGGGCGAGTCTCCGCGGCCGCCCGAATCGTCGCCGCCTCCTCCGCCCGCCCCTCCGGCGGTCGAACCCGCGCCGAAGGCGGGCGTTCCCGCCCCGCCCCCGGCTCCGGTCCCGGCGGCCCCGGATCCCGTGGAGCGTCCTGCGGCGGCTCCGGCCGCGTCCCCTCCGGAGGCCCCTCCGGCGGGCGTTGCCTCGGCCGGACCGGCACGGCGGAAACGTCCGATCCCGGAATCGGGCCGGCTGCGCGAGGTGACCGAAGCGCTCCGCCGGAGCTTCGCGGTCGATGCGGCTCGGACGGGGGCCGACAAGGGGGCGCTGGCCCGCAAGCTCCTGGAGAAGGCCCGCGCTTCCGAGACGTCGGAGGCGGAGCTTTACGGACTGCTCAGCCTTGCCCGGGCGCTGGCCGTTCAGGCCCATGACGTCCGGACCGCGCTCGAGGCGCTGGATCTTCTGGCGGGGGCCTTCGAGGTGAAGGAATTGGAGGAAAAGTCGGAGCTCCTTCTGAAGACGCCGGTTCGAGCCGGGGAGGCGGCCTCCTGGGCGGCGGCGGCCCTCGAAGTGGCCGATCAGGCGATCGAGGAGGAGGATTACGAAACCGCCCTGCGGCTGGCGGCTCGGGCCGAAACGCTCGCGCGGGGCGTGGGGGACAAGGAGACGCTGGAGGAGGCGCGGCGGCGGGCCCGCGAGGCCGCCGACCTGCGCCGGATGGCGGAAGGCGTGCGCTCGTACGTTCGCACGCTGGAGAGGAAACCGGAGGATGCTTCGGCCGGCGCGGCCGTGGGCAAGTTTCTGTGTCTGGCGCGGGGGGAATGGGTCCGCGGGCTTGCGTTGCTTCTGAGAAGCCCGGATCCCGCCTGGAGAGCTCTGGCGGAGGGCGAACGGGAGGCGCCCACGGATCCCGCCCGCCGCGTGGCTCTGGCGGAAGCGTGGGCGGCGCAGGCCGAAAAGGAGACGCCGAGTTATAAGATTCGCGCCCGGGGGCGTGCCGCCGAATGGCTGGAGCGCGCGATTCCGCAATTGACGGGGCCCGCGCGCACGGCGGCGGAGCGGAAGCTGGCCGCTCTGGGTTCCGAAGTCCGCCCGCGGGCGGGCCGGATCCTGGATCTCGGCGACGGACTGCGGCTGGAGCTGGTGACGCTGCGCCCCGGCGTTTTCATGATGGGAAGCGCGGACCTCCTTCCGGAGCCTTGGTCCCGGGACGAACGACCGTCTCATCGGGTTGAACTCACCCGCGAATTTCAACTGGCTCGATACGAGCTGACCCGCGGCGCTTTTGAGGCGTTCGTGCGGGCGACCGGCTATGGGACGGAGACCGAGAAAGTCGGCAGGCTCGGGATCCGCAGGGCGCAGGAAGGATGGGGATGGGCGGAGGGGTTGAGTTGGCGGAACCTGAATTTTCTTCAGACGGACGATCATCCGGTCGTGGGGATCAGCTGGAACGACGCCGTTGCTTTCTGCGAGTGGGCGACGCGCCGGTCGGGCCGCTGGGTCCGTCTGCCGACGGAAGCGGAGTGGGAATATGCCTGCCGGGCGGGCACCGCGACGCGGTGGAGCTTCGGGGACGAGGAGGCGGAGATGGACCGGCACGGCTGGTACATCGCCAATGCCGGATGGGCGACGCATCCCGTGGGCCGAAAGCGTCCGAATCCCTGGGGTCTCTACGACATGCACGGCAACGTGTGGGAGTGGTGCCAGGACTGGTGGGGGCCCTATGGAGGCGACGCCCGCGATCCTCAAGGGCCTTTGCAGGGACGGGAGCGCGTCCTGCGGGGAGGATGCTGGGATAACGAGGCGCGGCACTGCCGGTCCACGCTTCGTCACGCCATTCCTCCTTCGCAGGCCTTCACCACGGTCGGATTCCGGATCGCCGTTCGGTAGGGCCCCGATCGGGACGGGGGAGTCTCCGTTCGAGAGACGCTAGGCGTGGACGAACGCCGCCGGCTGCTTGAGGCCGGTGCGGAGGAAGTTTTCCAGTCCGATCCGGCAGTCCCGGGTGCGGAAAACCTCTCCGAAGAGCTCCGATTCCCGCCGCAATCCTTCCTCCAGAGGGAGAGGCGCCCCCTCGAGAATGGCCCGCCGGAGAATTTCGTCCACTTTCCGGGAGAGTCCTTCGAGGGGGACCTCCGGCAGCGCCGCGGGGGGAGGGACGGGCGGGAGGGGAGAAGCCGGGGGAAGCGAGCGGGCCAGCGCGATCGCGCGGTCGAGGAGCGCCTCCGGCTCGACCTCCTCGCGGATCAGGCCCAGGCGGAGCGCCTCCGCGCCAGAGATCGACCCGCCCGTGCGAAGAAGCTTCCAGGCGGCGGCGAAGTCGATCAGGCGCGGGAGGCGCTGGGTGCCTCCGGCGCCGGGGATGATGCCCAGCTTGACTTCCGGCTGGCCGAAAAGGGGCGTCACTCCGCGCCGGGCGATCCGGGCGGCGCACGCGTAGGCCAGCTCGCTTCCTCCGCCGAGCGAAAGTCCGTTCAGGGCGCAGACGACGGGTTTCCCCAGGCGTTCCAGGCGCAGCAGCGCTTCGTTCGATTCCCAGGAGAGCGTCTTCGCTTCCTCGGGGGTCTTCACGTTCGCCAGCATGGAGACGTCCGCCCCCGCGGCGAAGGCCTTGGGGCCGAAGCCGGTGAGGACGGCGCCGCGGACGCGAGGGTCCCGGCCGATCGCCTCGACGTGGGCGCGAAGCTGGCGGAAGACGTCGCGGTTGAGGGCGTTGAGGACCCGCGGGCGCCGCAGCGTGAGCACCGCCACGTCGCCCCGATCCTCGCGCAGGACGTACGGAATGTCCCAGGGTCCGTACCGCGAAGGGCGGGGAAAACCGGGAGCGTGCTTGAGAAACGCCTCGACCCGTTCGCGCGTCTTCTCCGGTCCCAGCTCGTTCATGAAGGCGAAGGGGGCCTTCATGGCCAGGCCGAGCTCCACGCCCGGCTCCAGGTCCGCCAGGTCCGCGACGCCGCTTTCGAGCACCTCGAGGGTTAGCGCGAAAAGCGCCCCCGAGAGCTCGCGTTCGACGATTTCGAAGACCCGGGCGCTGTAGCTGAAGGTCTCTCCCTTGTCGGCCTGGGGCCACGGGCGGCCGGTGGCGGCCTGTTCTTCGAGGGCCCGAGGGGCGTGAAACCACGGGGCGATCTTTTCCCCGTACAGGCGCAGCCCTTCGAGCGTGAGGGGGGTTCCGCCGGTGAGGTTCATGACGGCGAACGGACCGGCGCCCAGGCCCAGCACGCGGCAGGCGATCGCGTCCACGACGGGCGGGGCGATGCCTTCCCGCTCCGAAAGGAGCAGGCCTGCGAGAAAGAGCCCCTCGAAGATGGGGTTGACGGCGAAGCCCGCGCGCCCGCGGACGCGCAAGGGGACCTTGCCCAGGGCTTCATAGAACCGGCGGGACCACTCGGCCGCCTCGGCGGCCTTTTCCGTGGCGGCGATTTCGACGATCGGGTTGCGCTCGGCCGGGTAGAAGAAGTGATGGACGAGAGCGCGCTCCGGACGCCGGAGTCCCGCGAAGAGCTCTTCCGGGGTCCGGTGGGAAGTGTTCGAGGCGAGGATCGCGCCGGGGGGAACGATTTCTTCGAGTCGCGCGAAGAGGGCGCGCTTGAGGTCGAGCCGGTCCGGGATGGCCTCGACGACCAGATCGCACCCCGCCAGGGCGCCAAGGTCCGTGGCGTACGTCACGCGGCGCGCGATCGCTTCCGCTTCAGGCGGGGCGAAGGCGCCCGTTTCGACCCCTTTTTGCAGCTTGCGGGCGATCGACGCGCGGCCGCGTTCGAGCGCCTCCGGCGCGACGTCGTGCAGGCAGACCGGGACGTCGCGGCCCAGGAGGGTCCGCGCGAAGAAGAGCGCGATGTCGGGACCGATGCGGCCGGAGCCGACGACGCCTACGCGGCCGAGCGGGCGTCCGAAGAAGGAGGTGCCCATCGACCGCCCGAGGATACACCGGGAAGGCCGGGCGTCCAGAAAAAAGGCGCCTTCGGGGAACCGGGCTAGGACCAGTCGGAGCGGCCCAGGCTCATCAGGAATTCCGCGTTCGACTTGGTCTTCTTGAGCCGGTCGATGAGGGTTTCCATGGCCTCGATGAGCTTCATGTCGGCCAGGACCTTGCGGAGCATCCAGATGCGGGCCATCTCGTCCTTGTGAAGGAGCAGTTCCTCGCGGCGGGTGCCCGACCGGGTCAGGTCGAAGGAGGGGAAGATCCGGCGGTCGGCCAGCTCGCGCACGAGGTGGAGCTCGCTGTTGCCGGTGCCCTTGAATTCCTCGAAGATGACCTCGTCCATGCGGGAGCCGGTATCGACGAGGCAGCTTCCGATGATCGTGAGAGAGCCTCCCTCCTCGATCTTGCGGGCCGCGCCGAAGAAGCGCTTGGGGCCCTGGAACGCCGTCGAGTCGATGCCGCCCGAGAGGATGCGGCCCGAGTGGGGGGCTTCGGTGTTGTAGGCGCGCGTCATGCGGGTGATCGAATCCACCAGGATGACCACGTCCTTCTTGTGTTCGACCAGGCGCTTGGCCTTCTCGAGCACCATTTCGGTCACCTGGATGTGCCGGGAAGGGGGCTCGTCGAAGCAGGAGGCGATGACCTCGGCCTCGCCCTTGAGGTTGCGCTTGAAGTCGGTGACCTCTTCGGGCCGCTCGTCGATGAGCAGCACGATGAGGTAGATCTCCGGATGGTTTCGGATGATCGAGTTGGCGATCTTCTGGAGCAGGACGGTTTTCCCCGTGCGCGGCGGGGCCACGATGAGGGCGCGCTGGCCCTTGCCGATCGGCGCGATCATGTCGAGCACGCGCATGGAGAGCTCTCCCGGGTCGGTCTCCAGCCGGATGCGTTCGATGGGGTGAAGCGGCGTGAGGTTTTCGAACGCGATCCGGGCCTGGGCGGCCTCGGGGTTTTCGTGGTTGATGAGTTCGACCTTGAGGAGCGCGAAGTACTTCTCGCCGTCCTTGGGCGGCCGGATCTGGCCGCTGATGACGTTTCCGGTCCGCATGCCGAAGCGGCGGATCTGGGAGGGCGAGATGTAGATGTCGTCCGGGCAGGGCAGGTAGTTGTACTTGGGAGACCGGAGGAAGCCGAACCCTTCCGGCAGGACCTCCAGCACGCCCTCGCCGAAGAGCAGGCCGTTCTGCTTGGCCTTCTCCTGGATGATCTTGTAGATGATTTCCTGCTTCTTCAGGCCCATGACCTCCTTGATGCCCTCCTGGCGGGCGAACTTGAGGAGGTCGGCCATGGTGCATTCCTGGAGCTTGGAGAGATAGATTTCCTCCCGCTTGACGCGCTCGTACTTTTCGTGGGTGTCCGGGACCGTCCGGGGAGGGGGCGCCTCGGGGGCGACCGCGGCCGGGGGAGGCGGCGCGGCGGCGGGCTCCGGTTCGGGAGCCGACCCGCCGTTGACGGCCGCCTTCACTTCGGGGGTTTCTTCCGACTCTCTCGCTTTGCGCGGGGGCATGGGGACTCTCCTATAAGGTGGGCTTCACCTGCACAGACGGCGAAGTTCTTCGTAAATCCTTCGGGCCTGTCTCTCCGTGCGGGATCGGGATCCCGCGTTGTCGATGACGTAGTCGGCCTTCCTACTCTTATACGCGACGGGCCACTGAAAGCGCTCCCGGCGCGTCAGCTCTCCGGGACTCCAGCCCCGGGATGCCGCCCGCCGGACGCGCAGGTCCCGCGGGGCGCGCACGAACACAATTCGGTCGCACAGTACGTCGGCGCCGGTCTCGAAAAGGAGCGCGGCGTCGAGCACCACGCACCCGCGGGCCCGGCGGAGCCTCCGGCGGATCTCCCGAAGAATCGCCGGGTGGACGATCCGGTTGAGCCGCTCTATCGAGCGCCGCGACCGGAACGCCTCGCGGGCCAGCGCTCGGCGGTCCACCCGTCCGTTCCGGAAGATGGCGGTTCCCCAGGCGCGCCTCAGGCGCGCGCGGATGCCCGGCCGGTCCAGCACGCGGTGCCCCACGGCGTCCGCGTCCACGACCCGGGCGCCCC from Planctomycetota bacterium encodes:
- a CDS encoding enoyl-CoA hydratase-related protein, which gives rise to MGTSFFGRPLGRVGVVGSGRIGPDIALFFARTLLGRDVPVCLHDVAPEALERGRASIARKLQKGVETGAFAPPEAEAIARRVTYATDLGALAGCDLVVEAIPDRLDLKRALFARLEEIVPPGAILASNTSHRTPEELFAGLRRPERALVHHFFYPAERNPIVEIAATEKAAEAAEWSRRFYEALGKVPLRVRGRAGFAVNPIFEGLFLAGLLLSEREGIAPPVVDAIACRVLGLGAGPFAVMNLTGGTPLTLEGLRLYGEKIAPWFHAPRALEEQAATGRPWPQADKGETFSYSARVFEIVERELSGALFALTLEVLESGVADLADLEPGVELGLAMKAPFAFMNELGPEKTRERVEAFLKHAPGFPRPSRYGPWDIPYVLREDRGDVAVLTLRRPRVLNALNRDVFRQLRAHVEAIGRDPRVRGAVLTGFGPKAFAAGADVSMLANVKTPEEAKTLSWESNEALLRLERLGKPVVCALNGLSLGGGSELAYACAARIARRGVTPLFGQPEVKLGIIPGAGGTQRLPRLIDFAAAWKLLRTGGSISGAEALRLGLIREEVEPEALLDRAIALARSLPPASPLPPVPPPAALPEVPLEGLSRKVDEILRRAILEGAPLPLEEGLRRESELFGEVFRTRDCRIGLENFLRTGLKQPAAFVHA
- the rho gene encoding transcription termination factor Rho, translating into MPPRKARESEETPEVKAAVNGGSAPEPEPAAAPPPPAAVAPEAPPPRTVPDTHEKYERVKREEIYLSKLQECTMADLLKFARQEGIKEVMGLKKQEIIYKIIQEKAKQNGLLFGEGVLEVLPEGFGFLRSPKYNYLPCPDDIYISPSQIRRFGMRTGNVISGQIRPPKDGEKYFALLKVELINHENPEAAQARIAFENLTPLHPIERIRLETDPGELSMRVLDMIAPIGKGQRALIVAPPRTGKTVLLQKIANSIIRNHPEIYLIVLLIDERPEEVTDFKRNLKGEAEVIASCFDEPPSRHIQVTEMVLEKAKRLVEHKKDVVILVDSITRMTRAYNTEAPHSGRILSGGIDSTAFQGPKRFFGAARKIEEGGSLTIIGSCLVDTGSRMDEVIFEEFKGTGNSELHLVRELADRRIFPSFDLTRSGTRREELLLHKDEMARIWMLRKVLADMKLIEAMETLIDRLKKTKSNAEFLMSLGRSDWS
- a CDS encoding SUMF1/EgtB/PvdO family nonheme iron enzyme; its protein translation is MAERASDEALAQHLLKAGFVTEAELREAMRLRAERASEGHPRTLGEILVEKGLLSPSQLEKAEKKLHAQRESSSRLGPYRLLRKLGEGGMGEVYLAEDSRTGGRVAVKVLPKAAAQDEEMVRRFRREVDSARTLDHPNIVRAHESGVDRGYHYYVMEFVEGETVGTRLKREGALPPLEATRLILQVARGLHYAHGRGFVHRDVKPDNIIVSKDGTAKILDMGLSKNIAEAQTFLTVTGMALGTPHYMAPEQARGDKNIDGRADIYSLGATYYHLVTGQTPFRGSSAVELLGQHLNQQVPDPRDVRDGIPEGVVHVLRKMMAKSPEDRYRDGGELIADLERVLEGAEPVSRAVEATRSAVGMPLPGELRRRFRARLRHESAARPAASVRKGSRFRVPIAFGAAAVAAAILAIGAFGRRSAPDPVSRAPSRPETPALQAPASPEQAPAAEVSRPPLPAEARSEEAPRKPDGVAVLPDRPRVPKNEGESPRPPESSPPPPPAPPAVEPAPKAGVPAPPPAPVPAAPDPVERPAAAPAASPPEAPPAGVASAGPARRKRPIPESGRLREVTEALRRSFAVDAARTGADKGALARKLLEKARASETSEAELYGLLSLARALAVQAHDVRTALEALDLLAGAFEVKELEEKSELLLKTPVRAGEAASWAAAALEVADQAIEEEDYETALRLAARAETLARGVGDKETLEEARRRAREAADLRRMAEGVRSYVRTLERKPEDASAGAAVGKFLCLARGEWVRGLALLLRSPDPAWRALAEGEREAPTDPARRVALAEAWAAQAEKETPSYKIRARGRAAEWLERAIPQLTGPARTAAERKLAALGSEVRPRAGRILDLGDGLRLELVTLRPGVFMMGSADLLPEPWSRDERPSHRVELTREFQLARYELTRGAFEAFVRATGYGTETEKVGRLGIRRAQEGWGWAEGLSWRNLNFLQTDDHPVVGISWNDAVAFCEWATRRSGRWVRLPTEAEWEYACRAGTATRWSFGDEEAEMDRHGWYIANAGWATHPVGRKRPNPWGLYDMHGNVWEWCQDWWGPYGGDARDPQGPLQGRERVLRGGCWDNEARHCRSTLRHAIPPSQAFTTVGFRIAVR
- the coaE gene encoding dephospho-CoA kinase (Dephospho-CoA kinase (CoaE) performs the final step in coenzyme A biosynthesis.) is translated as MKRLVVGLAGGVGSGKSTVAALFRKWGARVVDADAVGHRVLDRPGIRARLRRAWGTAIFRNGRVDRRALAREAFRSRRSIERLNRIVHPAILREIRRRLRRARGCVVLDAALLFETGADVLCDRIVFVRAPRDLRVRRAASRGWSPGELTRRERFQWPVAYKSRKADYVIDNAGSRSRTERQARRIYEELRRLCR
- a CDS encoding alkaline phosphatase D family protein, encoding MRAWWLAAVLAAGDPYVELGPMVGHTGSDEALLWVKASGPSRLAVRYGRRPDLADGRLTGGIPLGPDTDFAGHVRVTELEPATRYFYAVFLDGRAATAPPYPSFVTAPRPGMRGRFRFAFGSCVGAKGADAAACWGDMAARTSFDLLLMLGDNHYADSTDPALQRASYWDHRRPAGFREIAARTPTYGIWDDHDYGPNNSDGTAPGKEDSLRTFREFWANPAYGQEDDPGVYFSFSWGDADFFMLDSRTHRTPNRAPDDGTKTMLGARQKEWLKRGLAASRASLKFVACGSEWQTHTQPDGWSSFLRERDEIFGFIRDRGIRGVIFLSGDRHFTAAYQIQGRFLEFTSGPLGSSNARPKEAPEMILCHAEGKLYAVAEADTTGERPAVTLEVYRAGEGLRERRPFTAEEIDGEVRIPPMAWPPERRR